The Candidatus Terasakiella magnetica genome has a segment encoding these proteins:
- a CDS encoding NADP-dependent isocitrate dehydrogenase, which translates to MTDIIYTIVDEAPELASGSFLPIIQKFAGAAGIEVGTKDISVAARILALFDLHSDDLAELGDLVKTPEANVIKLPNVSASVPQLVAAIKELQDHGFDIPDYVENPQTDAEKEARAKYDTVKGSAVNPVLREGNSDRRAPFAVKQFAKNNPHRMGKWTKDSKTHVATMGHDDFASNEKSVTLDAATEAKIEFVGKDGSASTLKASLPLQAGEVLDATFMSVKALRTFLAEQIAETKEQGILFSLHMKATMMKVSDPVIFGHCVEVFFAPVFEKHAATFAELNVDVNNGFGDVISKIESLDAAKKAEIEADIKACLADQPDMYMVDSDKGITNLHVPSDVIIDASMPAVIKAGGIGWGPDGNSADTKCVIPDSSYAGVYDAVIEFCKENGEFNPATMGSVPNVGLMAQKAEEYGSHPQTFMAPAEGTIRIVAADGSVLIEHNVEEGDIWRACMAKDAPIQDWVKLAVSRARATGSTAIFWLDENRAHDAQLIKKVNAYLPNHDTSGLDIKIMAPADACKLSCEMIHKGEDAISVTGNVLRDYNTDLFPILEVGTSAKMLSVVPLMNGGGLFETGAGGSAPKHVQQMVAEGHLRWDSLGEFCALGASFEHLANVKNNPSASLLGKTLDEATAKLLDKNESPSRKVNEHDNRGSHFCIALYWAEALAAQDEDAKLKEFFAPIAKALADNEDKIRAELIECQGDAVDLGGYYHQDQDKRIAAMRPSATLNAIIG; encoded by the coding sequence ATGACTGACATTATCTATACAATCGTTGATGAAGCACCGGAACTAGCAAGCGGTTCCTTCCTGCCGATCATTCAGAAATTTGCTGGCGCTGCTGGTATTGAAGTTGGCACGAAAGACATTTCAGTTGCTGCACGTATCCTTGCTCTGTTCGATCTGCATTCCGACGATTTGGCTGAATTGGGCGACCTGGTGAAAACACCGGAAGCAAACGTAATTAAGCTTCCTAACGTTTCTGCCTCTGTTCCTCAGTTGGTTGCTGCGATCAAAGAATTGCAAGACCACGGTTTTGACATTCCTGATTATGTTGAAAACCCACAGACTGATGCTGAAAAAGAAGCACGTGCAAAATACGACACGGTTAAAGGTTCTGCGGTAAACCCAGTTCTGCGTGAAGGTAACTCTGATCGTCGTGCGCCATTTGCAGTGAAGCAGTTTGCGAAAAACAACCCACACCGTATGGGTAAATGGACAAAAGACAGCAAGACACACGTTGCCACTATGGGCCACGATGATTTTGCCTCTAACGAAAAGTCTGTAACACTTGATGCTGCAACTGAAGCGAAAATCGAATTTGTTGGTAAAGACGGTTCTGCTTCTACATTGAAAGCAAGCCTGCCATTGCAAGCTGGTGAAGTTCTTGATGCGACATTCATGTCCGTTAAAGCATTGCGCACATTCTTGGCTGAGCAAATCGCTGAGACAAAAGAGCAAGGCATTCTATTCTCGCTTCATATGAAAGCGACAATGATGAAAGTTTCTGATCCGGTGATCTTCGGTCACTGTGTAGAAGTTTTCTTCGCCCCTGTTTTTGAAAAGCACGCCGCCACATTTGCTGAGCTAAATGTTGATGTAAACAACGGTTTTGGTGATGTGATCTCTAAAATCGAAAGCCTTGATGCAGCGAAAAAAGCTGAGATCGAAGCTGACATTAAAGCGTGTCTTGCGGACCAACCTGACATGTACATGGTTGATTCTGATAAAGGCATCACTAACCTGCACGTACCATCTGACGTGATCATCGATGCTTCTATGCCTGCTGTTATTAAAGCTGGTGGTATCGGTTGGGGTCCTGATGGCAACTCTGCTGACACAAAATGTGTGATCCCAGATAGTTCTTACGCTGGTGTTTACGATGCGGTTATCGAATTCTGTAAAGAAAACGGCGAATTTAACCCAGCAACAATGGGTTCTGTTCCAAACGTTGGTTTGATGGCGCAAAAAGCTGAAGAATACGGCTCACACCCACAAACATTCATGGCACCTGCTGAAGGTACAATCCGTATCGTTGCGGCTGACGGTAGTGTTCTTATTGAGCATAACGTTGAAGAAGGTGACATCTGGCGTGCATGTATGGCTAAAGACGCCCCAATCCAAGACTGGGTGAAATTGGCTGTATCACGTGCACGTGCAACAGGTTCTACTGCAATCTTCTGGCTTGACGAAAACCGCGCACATGATGCGCAGTTGATCAAGAAAGTAAATGCTTACCTGCCAAACCACGATACATCTGGTCTGGATATCAAGATCATGGCACCAGCTGATGCGTGTAAGCTTTCTTGTGAGATGATCCACAAAGGCGAAGATGCAATTTCTGTTACAGGTAACGTTCTGCGTGACTATAACACTGACCTCTTCCCAATCCTTGAAGTAGGTACATCTGCAAAAATGTTGTCTGTTGTTCCATTGATGAACGGTGGCGGCTTGTTTGAAACAGGCGCGGGTGGTTCTGCACCTAAGCACGTTCAACAGATGGTTGCTGAAGGTCACTTGCGTTGGGATAGCCTTGGTGAGTTCTGTGCATTGGGCGCTTCTTTTGAGCACCTGGCAAATGTGAAGAACAACCCATCAGCGTCTCTTCTTGGTAAAACATTGGATGAAGCAACAGCTAAGTTGCTTGATAAGAATGAATCACCAAGCCGTAAGGTAAATGAGCACGACAACCGTGGTTCTCACTTCTGTATCGCTCTTTACTGGGCGGAAGCTTTGGCTGCACAGGACGAAGATGCGAAACTGAAAGAATTCTTCGCACCGATCGCTAAAGCATTGGCTGACAACGAAGACAAGATCCGCGCTGAGCTGATCGAATGTCAAGGTGATGCGGTTGATCTGGGTGGTTACTACCACCAAGACCAAGACAAACGTATTGCTGCAATGCGCCCATCAGCGACATTGAACGCAATCATCGGCTAA
- a CDS encoding N-acetylmuramoyl-L-alanine amidase, with the protein MKVRDRTDYIIIHCSATKADMDIDAQTIRNWHVNENGWADIGYNWVIKRDGTIEQGRGDNMIGAHARGYNDKSIGICLVGGIGANGKAESNFTFAQYEALSALLAEMKQAYPQAKIIGHCDVANKACPSFDVKALVGA; encoded by the coding sequence GTGAAAGTGAGAGATCGCACGGATTACATCATCATCCATTGTAGCGCGACCAAGGCGGATATGGATATTGATGCACAAACCATTCGCAACTGGCATGTGAATGAAAACGGCTGGGCTGATATTGGCTATAACTGGGTTATCAAACGCGATGGCACGATAGAGCAGGGGCGCGGTGATAATATGATCGGCGCCCATGCCCGGGGCTATAACGATAAGTCCATCGGCATTTGCCTTGTGGGTGGGATAGGGGCCAATGGCAAGGCAGAGAGTAATTTCACCTTTGCCCAGTATGAGGCTTTATCCGCTCTTTTAGCGGAAATGAAACAAGCCTATCCGCAAGCAAAAATCATTGGTCATTGTGATGTGGCCAATAAGGCTTGTCCTTCGTTTGACGTTAAAGCATTGGTAGGTGCATGA